In one Thunnus maccoyii chromosome 12, fThuMac1.1, whole genome shotgun sequence genomic region, the following are encoded:
- the myadmb gene encoding myeloid-associated differentiation marker homolog codes for MAIVFHTSPLLWTRLAAMIFACVAFSVAVHGGRIVHGTGDWCIFCWAFSFAGTLLVILVELFGLQTRAPLSWKNFPITFACYAALLCLSASIIFPLYFLKGSTGQRESDFRIVSTVFSCLATIAYMCEVSISKARPGEVAGYMATAPGLLKVCETFVACIIFVFVSDPVLYDRQHELKYCMAVYCICFILSAAIILLCVGECTGCLPFPFARFLSAYALLAVALYLSATIIWPIFNFDPKHNGTKDRPSSCSGTQGLCIWDKLMAVAVLTAVNFILYLADLIYSARLVFVSA; via the coding sequence ATGGCTATAGTCTTCCATACCAGCCCCCTCCTATGGACACGGTTGGCAGCCATGATCTTCGCCTGCGTGGCTTTCTCCGTGGCCGTGCATGGCGGCAGAATCGTCCATGGCACCGGAGACTGGTGCATCTTCTGCTGGGCCTTCAGCTTCGCCGGGACTCTGCTCGTTATCCTGGTGGAGTTGTTCGGCCTGCAGACCAGAGCCCCCCTTTCCTGGAAGAACTTCCCCATCACCTTTGCTTGCTACGCCGCCCTGCTCTGCCTGTCTGCCTCCATCATCTTCCCCCTCTACTTCCTCAAGGGCTCCACAGGCCAGCGTGAGAGCGACTTCCGCATCGTGTCAACCGTCTTTTCCTGCCTGGCCACTATCGCCTACATGTGCGAGGTGAGCATCAGCAAGGCGCGTCCAGGCGAGGTAGCCGGCTACATGGCCACAGCCCCTGGCCTGTTGAAAGTCTGCGAGACCTTCGTGGCCTGCATCATCTTCGTCTTCGTCAGCGACCCTGTGTTGTATGACCGCCAGCATGAACTCAAGTACTGCATGGCCGTCTACTGCATCTGCTTCATCCTGTCAGCGGCCATCATTCTGCTCTGCGTAGGAGAGTGCACCGGCTGCCTTCCCTTCCCATTTGCCCGCTTTCTGTCTGCCTATGCCCTGCTGGCTGTGGCCCTCTATCTGTCAGCAACCATCATCTGGCCCATATTCAACTTTGACCCCAAGCACAACGGAACAAAAGACAGGCCAAGCAGTTGCAGCGGCACGCAGGGGCTGTGCATTTGGGATAAGCTCATGGCGGTAGCCGTGCTCACCGCTGTCAACTTCATCCTCTACCTGGCCGACCTGATCTACTCCGCCCGCCTGGTGTTTGTCAGCGCTTGA
- the pex19 gene encoding peroxisomal biogenesis factor 19 — translation MASGSGEQSTGHDAELDELLDSALDDFDKPAAPPAPEPGAPSSSANSGAEKPPLLEDCKLFEALFEGDMAAQAKEEWEKAMTELAQEEPDLLQHFQKLSEAAGKVGTDTASQQEFTSCLKETLRGLAKNADNLQSTGLAGDDLVKALEGLGLDESGEGGGEEGNILPIMQSIMQNLLSKEVLYPSLKEITTKYPEWLDANKPGLSSEDYQRYEQQSKIMGEICKHFEKEEEAAGDKESKFENIMDLMQQLQDLGQPPKELAGDAPPGFNFDMESLNLPGGTGAGAAEQCSIM, via the exons ATGGCGTCGGGATCGGGAGAGCAGTCCACTGGACACGATGCAGAATTGGATGAATTATTGGACA GTGCGTTGGATGACTTCGACAAGCCGGCTGCCCCTCCGGCCCCTGAACCTGGAGCTCCTTCCTCCTCAGCcaacagtggagcagagaag cCGCCTCTGCTTGAGGACTGCAAGCTGTTTGAGGCTCTCTTCGAGGGGGACATGGCTGCCCAAGCCAAGGAGGAGTGGGAGAAAGCCATGACTGAGCTGGCCCAGGAGGAGCCAGACCTACTCCAGCACTTTCAAAAACTGTCTGAAGCTGCAGGCAAAGTTG GCACTGACACCGCCTCCCAACAAGAATTCACTTCCTGTCTTAAAGAAACCCTCCGTGGCCTGGCTAAAAACGCAGACAACCTGCAG TCCACAGGACTAGCTGGAGACGATCTTGTCAAGGCTCTAGAAGGCCTGGGATTGGATGAGAGCGGTGAAGGGGGTGGTGAAGAAGGAAACATCCTGCCCATCATGCAGTCCATCATGCAGAACCTTCTCTCTAAGGAAGTGCTTTATCCATCTCTCAAAGAGATAACTACcaag TACCCAGAGTGGTTGGATGCCAACAAGCCTGGCCTTAGCTCAGAGGACTACCAGCGCTATGAGCAGCAGTCCAAAATCATGGGAGAAATCTGTAAGCACTttgagaaggaggaagaagcagCCGGAGATAAAGAGAGCAAGTTCGAGAACATCATGGACCTGATGCAACAG CTACAAGACCTGGGCCAACCACCGAAAGAGCTAGCAGGAGATGCG CCTCCCGGCTTTAACTTCGACATGGAGTCCCTCAATCTCCCAGGAGGCACTGGGGCCGGGGCGGCGGAGCAGTGCTCCATCATGTGA